A genomic stretch from Sporocytophaga myxococcoides includes:
- a CDS encoding DUF6686 family protein, with amino-acid sequence MCEQIQLSKTKNGQIFSCDKCDGKICLMYKNIVQGLVLNDFYKLKNLIDTIDIEEFFLNYQGEKRLSIRTSFADLFFAFDVNELYELRELMLYADLKIKLYESIKDNIN; translated from the coding sequence ATGTGCGAACAAATTCAATTAAGCAAAACAAAAAACGGACAGATATTCAGTTGCGATAAATGCGATGGAAAAATATGTCTCATGTATAAGAACATAGTCCAGGGCCTTGTTTTAAATGATTTTTATAAACTAAAAAATTTAATTGATACAATAGATATTGAGGAGTTTTTTCTTAATTATCAGGGTGAGAAAAGGCTAAGTATAAGAACTTCATTTGCAGATTTATTTTTTGCTTTTGATGTTAACGAATTGTATGAATTAAGAGAGCTTATGTTGTATGCCGATTTAAAAATTAAACTCTATGAAAGTATTAAAGACAATATCAACTAA
- a CDS encoding ROK family protein yields MFKIGIDLGGTKIEAIILDSTLKEVFRKRINTEQEKGYEHILNNITSLYKECCKVIHEAEHTFGIGTPGSVSAKTGMLKNSNTVCLNGKPFLRDLEKSTGRKVAIENDANCFAMAEALNGAGKGKAMVFGVIMGTGCGGGIVYKGQVIPGLQSIAGEWGHTTIDYQNGPKCYCGKRGCVETFISGGGVEKRYEELTGEKKSLHEIISLYRTGNKDAGIIMQKFFEHFGVALSNVLAVIDPDIVVLGGGVSNIEELYTLGIEQVKKYHFNDELKTAIVKNTTGDSAGVIGAALIGT; encoded by the coding sequence ATGTTTAAAATTGGCATTGATCTTGGCGGCACCAAAATAGAAGCTATCATTCTGGATAGTACTTTGAAGGAAGTTTTCAGAAAGCGTATTAATACAGAACAGGAAAAAGGTTATGAGCATATTCTGAATAACATCACTTCATTGTATAAAGAATGTTGCAAAGTCATTCATGAAGCTGAGCATACTTTCGGGATTGGAACACCTGGATCAGTATCTGCCAAAACGGGCATGCTCAAAAATTCCAATACTGTTTGCCTTAATGGAAAACCATTTCTTCGTGATCTCGAAAAAAGTACCGGAAGAAAGGTAGCCATAGAAAATGACGCTAATTGCTTTGCCATGGCTGAAGCTCTTAATGGCGCAGGCAAAGGAAAGGCAATGGTATTCGGAGTGATTATGGGAACCGGATGTGGAGGAGGAATTGTATATAAAGGACAAGTCATACCAGGTTTACAATCTATAGCAGGAGAATGGGGACACACTACTATTGATTATCAGAATGGACCCAAATGCTATTGCGGTAAGCGTGGTTGCGTAGAAACTTTTATTTCAGGAGGTGGAGTTGAGAAGCGTTACGAAGAGCTGACGGGAGAAAAAAAATCACTGCATGAAATTATATCATTATACCGGACGGGAAACAAGGACGCGGGAATCATCATGCAGAAGTTTTTTGAACACTTTGGTGTGGCACTCTCCAATGTACTTGCTGTAATTGACCCTGACATTGTAGTTTTGGGAGGTGGGGTTTCAAACATAGAAGAGCTTTATACTCTTGGAATTGAGCAGGTAAAGAAGTATCATTTTAACGATGAATTAAAAACGGCCATAGTAAAGAATACAACAGGAGATTCTGCAGGAGTTATAGGGGCCGCGTTGATAGGTACCTGA
- a CDS encoding response regulator transcription factor, whose translation MDKIRIFILDDHYLIREGLKKTLKSVKDFIIVGESPDLADLLLVMKDFNPDILFLEIGLCKRPIVELLVDIKNVSPKTKILAISDCSCEMKVFTSVKAGVAGFISNKADREEVIKAVLEISSGNDYYSPEVTKILMKGLFAGRGTDIQFSERESEIMNLICQGITNDSIASQLFLSENTVATHKRNIMKKAGVRRTSDLILWALDKKLIARTS comes from the coding sequence ATGGATAAGATTAGAATTTTTATACTGGATGATCATTATCTGATAAGAGAAGGACTTAAGAAAACACTTAAGTCTGTGAAGGATTTTATTATTGTAGGTGAAAGTCCGGACCTTGCTGATTTATTGCTTGTTATGAAGGATTTTAATCCTGATATTCTTTTTCTGGAAATAGGACTATGTAAACGACCTATTGTAGAACTCCTTGTTGATATTAAAAATGTGTCTCCAAAAACAAAAATCCTGGCTATTTCTGATTGTAGTTGCGAAATGAAAGTTTTTACCTCGGTAAAGGCAGGTGTTGCAGGTTTTATAAGCAATAAGGCAGATAGGGAAGAAGTTATAAAAGCTGTTCTGGAGATTTCTTCCGGTAATGATTACTATTCTCCGGAAGTTACAAAAATCCTGATGAAGGGTCTGTTTGCAGGAAGGGGAACTGACATTCAGTTTTCTGAAAGAGAGTCTGAAATAATGAACCTGATCTGTCAGGGAATTACCAATGATTCTATCGCCAGTCAACTTTTTCTCAGCGAAAACACAGTCGCTACTCATAAAAGAAATATCATGAAAAAGGCAGGAGTCAGACGCACCAGTGACTTGATTTTGTGGGCTTTGGATAAAAAGCTTATTGCCAGAACTTCCTGA